One part of the Rutidosis leptorrhynchoides isolate AG116_Rl617_1_P2 chromosome 1, CSIRO_AGI_Rlap_v1, whole genome shotgun sequence genome encodes these proteins:
- the LOC139895284 gene encoding uncharacterized protein produces the protein MVVLWNLSIQKSIGIAIRNHLYLDDGLTVVGFRVCSNTIDPKLVKITTRVDKTSGNDTFTWEVEVYTVSSGVWRSIPIDFPRKSTFFTWGQTFVDGVIYWHAFDNNEMDDGSCNMIISFDLTSKEFEEVLLQDCLVRFNGNLCSSKLKESLVVVKSYYEADKPVCDVWILRDGVPKSFAKLFNIVAPNGSVYSDIHAFRKNGGVIMKIDYIESTSTTLQVWFEAKVTIRSKMSLIREIKNKLTPAQTKIFRGTCFGHWLDINCDDNDPGYIHCILMNQIDRPKNFSINEREICEEPEELWF, from the exons ATGGTGGTGTTGTGGAATCTTTCAATTCAGAAGTCGATTGGTATTGCTATTCGTAATCATTTATATTTGGACGATGGACTTACAGTTGTTGGTTTTAGAGTTTGTTCTAACACCATTGACCCTAAGCTTGTCAAGATCACCACTCGTGTTGATAAAACGTCAGGAAATGATACTTTCACTTGGGAAGTCGAGGTTTATACAGTAAGCTCGGGGGTTTGGAGAAGTATTCCTATTGATTTCCCTCGTAAATCTACTTTCTTCACATGGGGTCAGACATTTGTTGATGGAGTTATTTATTGGCATGCTTTTGATAATAATGAAATGGATGACGGATCTTGTAACATGATCATTTCATTTGATTTGACAAGTAAAGAATTTGAGGAAGTGTTACTACAGGATTGTTTAGTACGTTTTAATGGGAATTTATGCTCGTCTAAGCTAAAGGAGTCTCTTGTTGTGGTTAAAAGTTATTATGAGGCTGATAAACCGGTTTGTGATGTATGGATCCTGAGAGATGGTGTTCCAAAATCTTTTGCTAAACTGTTCAATATCGTGGCTCCCAATGGATCGGTGTATAGTGATATACATGCATTTAGAAAGAATGGTGGAGTTATTATGAAAATTGATTATATAGAGTCAACTTCAACCACACTTCAA GTTTGGTTCGAGGCAAAGGTCACTATCCGAAGCAAAATGTCTCTTATTCGTGAAATTAAAAACAAACTCACTCCGGCTCAGACAAAGATTTTCAGAGGAACGTGTTTTGGTCATTGGTTAGATATAAATTGTGATGACAATGATCCAGGATACATACATTGCATATTAATGAATCAAATTGACCGTCCAAAAAACTTTTCAATCAACGAACGCGAAATATGTGAGGAGCCAGAAGAGCTATGGTTTTGA